The Methanosarcina acetivorans C2A genome includes the window AAGCCGACACTCTCTTTCGGACCTGGAAACTTGACGAGGAGAAAAAAATCCGTCAGGACGCTGTAAAGAAAAGCGAAGCCGTAATCCGCGGCAAGGTCACAGAACACCTGATCCCTTATTTCCCTGACTTTGAATACAACCCCAAAGATGCAAGGTTCCTCGGAACTCCTGTGGACTTCATCGTCTTTGACGGGCTTTCCGAAGGAAAAATGAATAAGGTGGTCTTTGTTGAGGTGAAGTCCGGAAAAACGGGAGTTCTTTCCCAGAGAGAAAAGCTTGTCAGGGAGTGTATTGACAGAGGAAGAGTCAGCTACGAGATCATCCACAACAG containing:
- a CDS encoding Holliday junction resolvase-like protein; protein product: MDDWMILTLILFLALLIVYLLVKYIKLKGRVESRARDLYEAWQTREMERQVSEKADTLFRTWKLDEEKKIRQDAVKKSEAVIRGKVTEHLIPYFPDFEYNPKDARFLGTPVDFIVFDGLSEGKMNKVVFVEVKSGKTGVLSQREKLVRECIDRGRVSYEIIHNRE